A stretch of the Mycobacterium shigaense genome encodes the following:
- a CDS encoding MbtH family protein: MQTNPFDDDRGDFYVLVNHEDQHSLWPRFADLPAGWNVIYGKADRAACLDYVESNWTDMRSRSLREKSA, from the coding sequence ATGCAGACCAATCCGTTCGACGACGACCGCGGCGACTTCTACGTCCTGGTCAACCACGAAGACCAGCACAGCCTGTGGCCGCGCTTCGCCGACCTGCCGGCCGGCTGGAACGTGATTTACGGAAAAGCCGATCGCGCAGCGTGTCTGGACTATGTCGAAAGCAATTGGACTGATATGCGGTCGAGGAGTCTGCGCGAGAAATCGGCCTAG
- a CDS encoding GAP family protein: protein MVHSRPASVPVDGVLFMVAIIVASGAAMTTQLGAAVGFIVVLYAAAEAILAGYLATRSRTRCCCACCTTGRGPTDGKS from the coding sequence ATGGTTCACAGCCGACCGGCGTCGGTGCCCGTCGACGGGGTGCTCTTCATGGTCGCGATCATCGTGGCCTCGGGTGCCGCGATGACCACACAACTCGGTGCCGCCGTCGGGTTTATCGTCGTGCTGTACGCCGCGGCCGAGGCCATACTCGCCGGCTATCTGGCCACACGCTCGCGCACCAGGTGTTGCTGCGCCTGCTGCACGACTGGGCGCGGACCTACCGACGGCAAATCCTGA
- a CDS encoding non-ribosomal peptide synthetase: MEIDDRALPLTRGQLDIWLAQQTSHSGPEWHLGQFVRIEGPVDADLLERAIKQTVQEAEPLRAVFFEVDGQVFQRALDNPEIALDFYDLTRADDPVRAAREMANSIQCVPMPLDGFLMKFALFQTRHDEYYWFACTHHIILDGSGIALVGRRIAAIYSAMVSGVPSSPAFFGALRDLIGIELEYEASNEYPEDRAYWAVNLPSGTGPDNLLPQTGDERDSYWPSEPAEFDPAAVDRIKELAKRVGVRRPSIIAAVCALLVRGYCEDGSDEIVLDFPVSRRVRPESKILPGMFAGVVPLVFKAAPTSSVSEFCRQVDIRMREALRHQRFPVRTLEGDNGVRDPRRAANRVVVNFILSRLTLDFGGSQATATFTTFGPVAHFGLFFLGFGNQHLLSTVGTGQPFASFDVADLAGRVERLLEAMAADPNRTLSSMDVLVDPDRARLDEIGNRAALTAPADAPVSIPELFAVHVASNPEAEAVTCAGRALTYRQLDEAANRLAQLLADHGAGPGSSVALAFSRSVEAITAILAVLKTGAAYLPIDPALPPARLQFMLEDAAPVAAVTTADLADLFDGLDLAIIDAGDPRIDAQPATPLPSPGPDDVAYLIYTSGTTGVPKGVAVSHRNVTRLLGPLDAGLPAAGVWSQCHSYAFDVSVWEIFGALLRGGRLVVAPEAVSGSPQDLHALLIHEQVSVLTQTPSAVAMLPSEGLDSVALVMAGEACPPEVVDRWAPGRVMVNAYGPTETTMCVSISAPLTPGTGAPIGSPVPGAALFALDGWLRPVPAGVVGELYVAGDGVAGGYVGRTPLTASRFVACPFGKPGTRMYRTGDLVVWGPDGQLRSLGRADDQVKIRGYRIKVGEVRAALAALDGVEQAVVIAREDRPGDKRLVGYLTGTADPAEARAALADRLPAYLVPAAVVVLDALPLTSNGKLDTRALPAPEYNAGEYRAPTSAVEEILAGIYAEVLGLERVGVDESFFELGGDSILSMQVVARARAAGLVFRPRDVFVEQTVAGLARVTTAAGGEAGPVDEGIGTVVATPIMRWLHSVDGPVDQFNQTVLVEAPAGAAEADVVVVLQAVLDRHAMLRLRVAEDGAGGWALTAPEPGSVDARECLRAADALSDRVLVEARSRLQPAAGKMLSAVWIESTGQLVLTVHHLAVDAVSWWVLLEDLNTAWAQHCGGQPVVLPATGTSFTRWAALLAEHARTAAVVEHAQAWQQVAATPAALPAVRPELDTYATADTLSVSLDADITALLLGEVPAAFRAGVHEILLIAFGLACAEFLNRRDTPIGIDVEGHGRHEEYFGDVDLSRTVGWFTAKHPVSLALGGLSWSQVVAGEGALGALIKDAKEQLRALPDPLSYGLLRYLNDDVDLDGADPAIGFNYLGRLGAAVHASGDMWWIGLEGMSMTDAAAAVPMPLAHTLEVNAVTVDANTGPELHANWTWAPSALDHAAVNRLSQLWFDVLTGICAHVRRGGGGLTPSDIAPARLTQRQIEDLQRRYRIADVLPLTPLQQGLLFHSRAARGDDDMYAVQLDFTVTGPLDPRRLRDAVQAVIARHPHLVARFCNDYDEPVQIIPADPAAEWRYVELDTDDADSDEKIQGLCAAERAAVCDFADQPAFRALLIRTAAGRPRCPVPNRLWA, from the coding sequence GTGGAGATAGATGACCGAGCGCTGCCGCTGACGCGCGGGCAGCTGGACATATGGCTGGCGCAGCAAACCAGCCACTCGGGGCCGGAGTGGCATCTGGGCCAATTCGTGCGGATCGAGGGACCGGTCGACGCGGATTTGCTCGAGCGCGCAATTAAGCAGACCGTACAAGAGGCGGAGCCACTCCGGGCGGTGTTCTTCGAAGTCGACGGCCAGGTCTTCCAAAGGGCGCTCGATAACCCCGAAATCGCGTTGGATTTCTACGACTTGACTCGCGCTGACGATCCTGTGCGGGCGGCCCGCGAGATGGCGAACTCGATCCAATGCGTGCCGATGCCGCTCGACGGCTTTCTCATGAAGTTTGCGCTATTCCAAACGCGGCACGACGAGTATTACTGGTTCGCCTGCACCCACCACATCATTCTCGACGGGTCCGGCATTGCCCTGGTGGGCCGCCGTATCGCCGCCATTTATTCCGCGATGGTTTCCGGCGTGCCTTCTTCGCCGGCCTTTTTCGGCGCGCTGCGCGATCTCATTGGCATCGAGTTGGAGTACGAGGCGTCCAACGAATATCCGGAGGATCGCGCCTATTGGGCGGTGAACCTGCCGTCGGGCACCGGCCCGGATAATTTGTTGCCGCAGACCGGTGACGAACGGGATTCGTATTGGCCCTCCGAACCCGCGGAATTCGACCCCGCCGCCGTCGACCGAATCAAAGAGCTGGCCAAGCGGGTGGGCGTGCGGCGGCCCTCGATCATCGCCGCGGTTTGCGCGCTATTGGTGCGCGGTTACTGCGAGGACGGGTCCGACGAGATCGTCCTCGACTTCCCGGTGAGCCGCCGGGTGCGGCCCGAGTCGAAGATACTTCCCGGAATGTTCGCCGGGGTGGTGCCGCTGGTATTCAAGGCGGCGCCGACGTCTTCGGTCTCGGAGTTCTGCCGACAGGTCGATATCCGCATGCGAGAAGCGCTGCGGCATCAGCGATTTCCGGTGCGCACTCTGGAGGGTGACAATGGTGTTCGCGACCCGAGGCGGGCGGCAAATCGCGTCGTCGTCAATTTCATCCTGTCCCGACTCACGCTGGACTTCGGCGGATCTCAGGCGACGGCCACTTTCACCACCTTCGGGCCGGTAGCCCATTTCGGGCTGTTCTTCCTCGGTTTTGGCAATCAGCATTTACTTAGCACGGTCGGCACCGGACAGCCCTTCGCAAGCTTCGACGTCGCGGATTTGGCGGGGCGCGTGGAGCGACTCCTGGAAGCGATGGCGGCCGACCCCAATCGGACCCTGTCGTCGATGGATGTGCTCGTCGACCCGGACCGGGCTCGGCTCGACGAGATCGGCAATCGGGCGGCGCTGACCGCGCCTGCCGACGCGCCGGTGTCGATCCCGGAATTATTTGCTGTACACGTCGCCAGCAACCCCGAGGCCGAGGCCGTCACCTGTGCGGGCCGCGCCCTGACCTACCGGCAACTCGACGAGGCAGCTAACCGGCTGGCGCAGCTTCTGGCCGATCACGGGGCCGGTCCGGGTTCGTCAGTCGCCCTTGCGTTTTCGCGGTCCGTCGAGGCGATCACTGCGATCCTGGCGGTGCTGAAAACCGGGGCGGCGTATCTGCCGATCGACCCGGCGCTGCCGCCGGCGCGACTCCAGTTCATGCTCGAGGACGCCGCGCCGGTCGCCGCCGTCACCACCGCCGATCTCGCCGACCTGTTCGACGGGCTCGACCTCGCGATCATCGACGCCGGCGATCCCCGCATCGACGCCCAGCCCGCGACGCCCCTGCCGAGCCCGGGCCCCGATGACGTCGCCTACCTGATCTACACCTCGGGGACGACCGGTGTCCCCAAGGGCGTGGCCGTCAGCCACCGCAACGTGACCCGGCTGCTGGGGCCCTTGGATGCCGGCCTGCCGGCCGCGGGTGTCTGGTCCCAGTGCCACTCGTATGCGTTCGACGTGTCGGTGTGGGAGATCTTCGGCGCGCTGCTACGCGGCGGGCGTCTGGTCGTCGCGCCCGAAGCGGTGTCCGGCTCGCCGCAAGACCTGCACGCGCTGCTGATCCACGAGCAGGTCAGCGTGCTGACCCAGACGCCGTCGGCGGTGGCCATGCTGCCGTCCGAGGGGCTGGACTCGGTGGCGTTGGTGATGGCCGGCGAGGCCTGCCCGCCCGAGGTCGTCGACCGGTGGGCCCCGGGCCGCGTGATGGTGAACGCCTACGGCCCGACCGAGACGACGATGTGCGTGTCGATCAGCGCTCCACTCACGCCCGGAACGGGAGCACCGATCGGCTCGCCCGTGCCCGGGGCGGCGTTGTTCGCGCTCGACGGCTGGTTGCGGCCGGTGCCCGCCGGGGTGGTCGGTGAGCTGTACGTCGCCGGCGACGGCGTGGCCGGCGGATACGTGGGCCGGACGCCGTTGACGGCGTCGCGCTTCGTCGCCTGCCCGTTCGGCAAGCCCGGAACCCGCATGTATCGCACCGGGGATCTCGTCGTGTGGGGCCCCGACGGGCAGCTGCGCTCCCTGGGCCGCGCCGACGACCAGGTCAAGATCCGCGGATATCGCATCAAGGTCGGCGAGGTGCGAGCCGCGCTGGCCGCACTCGACGGCGTCGAGCAGGCAGTCGTGATCGCCCGCGAGGACCGTCCCGGCGACAAGCGCCTGGTCGGCTACCTCACCGGGACCGCTGACCCGGCCGAAGCGCGCGCGGCGCTGGCCGACCGGCTGCCGGCCTACCTGGTCCCGGCCGCGGTGGTGGTGCTCGACGCGCTGCCGCTGACTTCCAACGGCAAGCTCGACACCAGGGCACTGCCGGCACCCGAATACAACGCGGGGGAGTACCGCGCTCCGACGAGTGCGGTCGAAGAGATCCTGGCCGGCATCTACGCCGAGGTCCTCGGTTTGGAGCGGGTCGGAGTCGACGAGTCGTTCTTCGAGCTGGGCGGCGACAGCATCCTGTCGATGCAGGTGGTGGCGCGAGCGCGAGCCGCCGGCCTGGTGTTCCGCCCGCGCGACGTTTTCGTCGAGCAGACCGTGGCCGGGCTGGCCCGGGTGACCACGGCGGCCGGCGGCGAGGCCGGCCCGGTCGACGAGGGAATCGGGACGGTGGTGGCCACCCCGATCATGCGCTGGCTGCACAGCGTGGACGGTCCGGTCGACCAGTTCAACCAGACGGTGCTGGTGGAGGCGCCGGCGGGGGCCGCCGAGGCCGACGTCGTCGTCGTGCTGCAGGCCGTGCTGGACCGGCACGCGATGCTTCGGTTGCGCGTGGCCGAGGACGGCGCAGGAGGCTGGGCGTTGACTGCCCCCGAACCGGGGTCGGTCGACGCGCGCGAGTGCCTGCGCGCCGCCGACGCCTTGTCCGACCGGGTGCTGGTGGAAGCCCGGTCGCGGCTGCAGCCCGCGGCCGGAAAGATGTTGTCCGCGGTGTGGATTGAGTCCACCGGACAGCTCGTCCTGACCGTTCACCATCTGGCCGTCGACGCGGTGTCGTGGTGGGTGCTGTTGGAAGACCTCAACACCGCGTGGGCCCAGCACTGCGGTGGCCAGCCGGTGGTCTTACCGGCCACCGGGACGTCGTTCACCCGCTGGGCGGCGTTGCTCGCCGAGCACGCGCGCACCGCAGCGGTGGTCGAGCACGCGCAGGCCTGGCAACAGGTGGCGGCGACCCCTGCGGCGTTGCCGGCCGTCCGCCCGGAACTGGACACCTACGCCACTGCCGACACCCTGTCGGTGTCCCTCGATGCGGACATCACGGCCCTGCTGCTCGGTGAAGTACCCGCGGCGTTCCGCGCCGGGGTGCACGAAATCCTCTTGATCGCTTTTGGATTGGCATGCGCGGAATTCCTGAACCGCCGCGACACGCCGATCGGGATCGACGTCGAAGGCCACGGCCGCCACGAGGAGTACTTCGGCGACGTCGACCTGTCGCGCACGGTGGGCTGGTTCACCGCCAAGCATCCGGTGTCGCTCGCCCTGGGCGGCCTGTCCTGGTCGCAGGTAGTGGCGGGCGAGGGCGCGCTGGGTGCGCTGATCAAGGACGCCAAGGAACAACTTCGCGCGCTACCCGACCCGCTGAGCTACGGCCTGCTGCGCTACCTCAATGACGACGTAGACCTGGACGGCGCGGACCCGGCGATCGGCTTCAACTACCTGGGGCGACTCGGCGCGGCGGTCCACGCCTCCGGCGACATGTGGTGGATCGGCCTCGAGGGCATGTCCATGACGGACGCCGCCGCGGCGGTGCCGATGCCATTGGCGCACACCTTGGAGGTCAACGCCGTCACCGTCGACGCGAACACCGGCCCGGAACTGCATGCCAACTGGACGTGGGCGCCGTCTGCCCTGGACCACGCGGCCGTTAACCGGTTGAGCCAGTTGTGGTTTGACGTTCTTACCGGTATCTGCGCGCACGTGCGCCGCGGCGGCGGCGGGCTGACGCCGTCCGACATCGCACCGGCCCGACTGACCCAGCGGCAGATCGAGGATCTGCAACGGCGATACCGGATCGCCGATGTGCTGCCGCTGACACCCTTGCAGCAGGGACTGCTCTTCCATTCCCGTGCCGCGCGCGGCGACGACGACATGTATGCGGTGCAACTGGATTTCACGGTGACCGGTCCGCTGGATCCGCGCCGGCTGCGCGACGCGGTGCAGGCCGTGATCGCTCGGCACCCGCATCTGGTCGCCCGGTTCTGCAACGACTACGACGAGCCGGTACAGATCATCCCGGCCGACCCCGCGGCGGAGTGGCGCTATGTCGAACTCGACACCGACGACGCCGACAGCGACGAAAAGATTCAGGGGCTTTGCGCCGCCGAGCGCGCGGCAGTGTGCGATTTCGCCGATCAGCCCGCTTTCCGCGCGCTGCTGATCCGCACCGCGGCCGGCCGGCCGAGGTGCCCGGTGCCGAATCGATTGTGGGCCTGA